One genomic window of Sporosarcina ureae includes the following:
- a CDS encoding class I SAM-dependent methyltransferase — protein sequence MNVIITTAGRPDEHSAALLQQAADALQAPVVERNKRSIPKLQNIYQAGVLVAGKDRYSFYQKGSDEPFFFHPNSATYRLKRILKGEADPLVAAADLRLGDSFLDCTLGLGSDAIIAASAVGEKGTVEGIEADPIIAFLTKVGLHNFSIDFPLLQEAMRRVQVIHAEAVDFLRTCETNSRDIVFLDPMFTTPIEESSNFEVLREIGVTDIVTEEWVAEALRVCRRRVVLKDHYQSPMFARFGFIQQIRPYTKVHYGVLEK from the coding sequence GTGAACGTGATTATTACGACAGCAGGACGACCTGATGAACACTCCGCGGCACTTCTGCAGCAAGCAGCGGACGCGTTACAGGCACCTGTCGTCGAACGAAATAAGCGGTCCATTCCTAAACTGCAGAACATCTATCAAGCGGGTGTTCTAGTAGCGGGGAAGGACCGCTATTCGTTTTACCAAAAAGGTAGTGACGAACCGTTCTTCTTTCATCCGAACTCTGCGACCTATCGCTTGAAACGCATACTAAAAGGCGAAGCAGATCCGCTCGTGGCGGCAGCTGACCTCAGGCTAGGAGACTCTTTCCTCGACTGCACACTCGGTCTCGGATCGGATGCCATCATTGCGGCGAGCGCAGTGGGTGAAAAAGGAACAGTTGAAGGGATTGAAGCGGACCCAATCATCGCGTTTCTCACAAAGGTTGGATTACACAACTTTTCTATCGACTTTCCACTACTGCAAGAAGCGATGAGGCGAGTGCAAGTCATTCATGCGGAAGCCGTAGATTTCTTGAGAACTTGCGAAACGAACTCACGCGACATCGTTTTCCTTGATCCGATGTTCACGACACCAATCGAAGAATCTTCCAATTTTGAAGTGCTACGGGAAATCGGCGTGACTGATATTGTTACGGAAGAATGGGTAGCAGAAGCTTTGCGGGTATGTAGACGGCGTGTTGTACTAAAAGACCACTACCAATCGCCAATGTTTGCGCGCTTTGGTTTTATTCAGCAAATTCGCCCGTATACGAAAGTGCATTATGGTGTTCTGGAGAAATGA
- a CDS encoding BrxA/BrxB family bacilliredoxin, with the protein MNAYDEYMRGIVTPMREELTTAGFTELTTSEEVNDTLKDLEGSAIIVINSVCGCAAGLARPAVREAIEEVKPDHLFTVFAGQDKEATETFRSYFPEIPPSSPSIAIWNEGKVVYFIPREQIENFQKDQIKDHLVDVLTKVVAQ; encoded by the coding sequence ATGAACGCTTATGATGAGTACATGCGCGGAATCGTTACACCGATGCGCGAAGAACTAACGACTGCAGGATTTACGGAACTCACAACGTCTGAAGAAGTGAATGATACGCTAAAAGACTTGGAAGGTTCAGCTATTATTGTGATCAACTCTGTCTGTGGCTGTGCAGCAGGTTTGGCACGTCCGGCAGTACGCGAGGCGATAGAAGAAGTAAAGCCGGATCACTTGTTTACCGTGTTTGCCGGACAAGATAAAGAAGCGACAGAAACATTCCGTTCGTACTTCCCGGAAATCCCACCAAGTTCACCGTCCATTGCGATTTGGAATGAAGGTAAAGTGGTATACTTTATTCCACGTGAACAAATCGAGAACTTCCAAAAAGATCAAATTAAAGATCATCTCGTCGACGTCTTAACTAAAGTCGTCGCTCAGTGA
- the fabG gene encoding 3-oxoacyl-ACP reductase FabG — protein sequence MGKLVGKIAVVTGAAQGIGEKIAERLLLDGASVIILDVNMEKLETTASALDASGEKVCAMKCNVADLEDVSKTFSTIYGKFDKIDILINNAGITRDAFFHKMTTEQWHSVLDVNLHSMFYTCQAVIPQMRKQQYGKIVNVSSSSSWGNMGQANYSASKAGVLGLTRTLAKENGSKHITVNAVAPGQINTDMTKDLPQDVKKMATMLTPAGRMGDPSEVASVVAFLSSNDSSFVNGECISVSGGFLMV from the coding sequence ATGGGGAAACTAGTAGGTAAAATTGCAGTCGTAACAGGTGCAGCGCAAGGAATTGGAGAGAAGATAGCGGAGCGTTTACTTCTGGATGGTGCTTCGGTAATTATTTTGGACGTAAACATGGAAAAGTTGGAAACAACAGCTTCTGCGTTAGATGCTTCAGGTGAAAAGGTTTGCGCAATGAAGTGCAACGTAGCCGATCTGGAAGATGTGTCGAAAACGTTCTCCACTATTTACGGGAAGTTCGACAAGATTGATATTTTGATTAATAATGCAGGTATTACGAGAGATGCATTTTTCCATAAAATGACGACCGAACAATGGCATTCTGTACTGGACGTCAATCTCCATAGTATGTTCTACACGTGCCAAGCAGTCATTCCACAGATGCGAAAGCAACAGTACGGCAAGATCGTTAATGTCTCTTCTTCTTCTAGTTGGGGCAATATGGGACAGGCAAATTACAGCGCGTCGAAAGCGGGTGTGCTTGGATTGACGAGAACGCTTGCTAAAGAAAACGGCAGTAAGCACATTACAGTCAATGCGGTAGCACCTGGTCAGATCAATACCGATATGACCAAGGATTTGCCACAAGACGTGAAGAAAATGGCAACGATGTTAACGCCTGCCGGTCGTATGGGTGACCCTTCGGAAGTTGCTTCGGTTGTTGCGTTCTTGTCTTCTAATGACTCGAGTTTTGTGAATGGAGAATGCATAAGTGTGAGTGGCGGATTTTTGATGGTTTAA
- a CDS encoding biotin transporter BioY has product MKPKEIVFCALFAALMGVGANIAPLLTIGGVPVTLQLLFAILAGGLLGSRLGALSMFAYLFIGLAGAPIFAQFKGGLGSFISPTFGYIISFIFVAYIVGKFFERKQSWISYAGAGFLAITVNYIIGTNYMYFAYVYWVEAPAGFSYALAWSWMVAYLPLDIGVTILSIILIPRLQKAVKYKPIGKRLA; this is encoded by the coding sequence ATGAAACCAAAGGAAATTGTGTTTTGCGCATTATTTGCAGCATTGATGGGGGTAGGAGCGAATATTGCGCCACTGTTGACGATCGGAGGTGTGCCCGTCACACTTCAATTACTGTTTGCTATATTGGCAGGGGGATTACTAGGCAGCCGATTGGGTGCCTTGTCTATGTTCGCTTATTTATTTATCGGATTGGCAGGTGCACCGATATTTGCGCAATTTAAAGGAGGACTCGGCAGTTTCATCAGCCCGACGTTCGGGTACATTATTTCTTTTATCTTCGTAGCGTATATCGTAGGAAAGTTCTTTGAGCGTAAACAATCGTGGATCAGTTACGCAGGGGCAGGTTTTCTTGCCATAACCGTTAACTACATAATCGGTACAAATTATATGTATTTTGCTTATGTATACTGGGTAGAAGCGCCTGCAGGATTCAGTTACGCACTTGCGTGGTCCTGGATGGTTGCGTATTTACCTCTAGATATCGGCGTCACGATTCTGTCTATCATATTGATTCCGAGACTCCAGAAAGCTGTCAAATACAAGCCTATAGGCAAGCGTTTAGCGTAA
- the bioD gene encoding dethiobiotin synthase gives MSILFITGTDTDVGKTVATVLLSDFLSENGQQFVPFKPIQTGAVLHNERLTAPDIMTYELASGREQPISDYLFPTPCSPHLAARWEDVQIDTNRLTQTVKKLSENFDGMVIEGAGGLYVPLTSEGYCMIDWMEELKAPVILVARAGVGTINHTLLSIEAMKARGIRIAGILFNDLAQDSPTIIKDNVEMIYKMSGVPVIGIIPYQKDIRETLISSGKKKTCYEEWDYSILEEALLSGCKSVAQEK, from the coding sequence GTGTCGATATTATTCATTACCGGAACAGATACCGATGTAGGAAAAACCGTAGCCACCGTGTTACTCAGTGACTTTTTGTCTGAAAACGGTCAGCAATTTGTACCGTTCAAACCTATCCAAACGGGAGCGGTGTTACATAATGAACGCTTAACCGCGCCAGATATTATGACGTATGAACTGGCTTCCGGTAGAGAACAACCTATCTCCGACTATTTATTTCCTACACCTTGCTCTCCTCATTTGGCTGCTAGATGGGAAGATGTCCAAATCGATACAAACAGATTGACTCAAACTGTGAAGAAACTCAGCGAAAATTTTGACGGAATGGTAATAGAAGGAGCTGGCGGACTCTATGTTCCGCTCACCTCAGAAGGCTATTGCATGATCGACTGGATGGAAGAATTAAAGGCTCCTGTCATATTAGTAGCACGAGCCGGTGTGGGGACGATTAACCATACACTTCTTTCTATTGAAGCAATGAAAGCAAGAGGCATTCGAATCGCTGGCATTTTATTCAATGATTTGGCGCAAGATTCCCCCACTATCATCAAAGATAATGTGGAAATGATCTATAAGATGAGCGGTGTCCCTGTGATTGGGATTATTCCTTATCAGAAAGACATTCGAGAAACGTTAATCAGTTCGGGCAAGAAAAAGACATGCTATGAAGAATGGGATTATTCAATTTTAGAGGAGGCGTTACTAAGTGGATGCAAATCAGTTGCTCAAGAAAAGTAA
- the bioA gene encoding adenosylmethionine--8-amino-7-oxononanoate transaminase: MWLPFTQMSDYEKDPLIIASGEGVTVTDIHGKTYLDGYSSLWLNVHGHRKKELDEAIQTQLQSIAHSTLLGAANIPSILLAEKLVELVPEKLTRVFYSDSGATSVEIAVKMAYQYWQNKGIEKKTRFVTVSNGYHGDTVGTMSVGSIELYHKVYTSLLFDALVIPFPSVYRHPSGDDNTVRDESLHELRLLFEERHEEIAGMVLEPMIQGAGGMNTMPAGYLKGVEKLCKEFNVLLIVDEVATGFGRTGKMFAVEHEGVEPDLMTVAKGLTGGYLPVAATFATEEIYNAFYGEYEEMKTFFHGHSYTGNQLGCAVALANLEIFEKEQLVKQAEEKAVFLKELLVDVQQLPHVGDVRQCGLMCGIEIVKDKRTKESFPVERRVAYRATLKMRELGLLTRPLGDVIVLMPPLATSHEQLAEMVNLMKSGIQAATEELVDVGSVQQ; encoded by the coding sequence ATGTGGTTACCATTTACACAGATGTCGGATTATGAAAAAGATCCGCTTATCATTGCAAGCGGAGAAGGCGTGACCGTGACGGATATACATGGCAAAACGTATTTGGACGGCTATTCTTCTTTGTGGCTAAATGTACACGGTCACCGAAAAAAGGAGCTGGACGAGGCGATTCAAACACAACTGCAATCCATTGCGCATTCGACGTTACTCGGTGCTGCAAATATACCCTCGATTCTGCTGGCTGAGAAATTAGTGGAATTAGTTCCCGAAAAATTGACGCGTGTTTTTTACTCCGACAGTGGCGCAACGTCTGTTGAAATAGCGGTGAAGATGGCGTATCAGTATTGGCAGAATAAAGGTATTGAGAAAAAAACACGTTTTGTGACCGTCAGCAATGGCTATCATGGAGATACGGTCGGTACGATGAGTGTCGGTTCAATTGAACTGTATCACAAAGTCTATACTTCCCTATTGTTTGATGCGCTTGTCATTCCCTTCCCGTCAGTTTACCGTCACCCTTCAGGTGATGACAATACTGTACGGGATGAGAGCCTACATGAACTGCGCTTGCTATTTGAAGAACGTCATGAAGAAATCGCAGGAATGGTGCTTGAGCCGATGATTCAAGGAGCTGGCGGAATGAATACGATGCCTGCAGGTTATTTAAAGGGTGTTGAGAAGCTATGCAAAGAATTTAACGTACTACTGATTGTCGACGAAGTAGCCACCGGTTTCGGACGTACTGGGAAAATGTTCGCTGTCGAGCATGAAGGAGTAGAACCCGATCTGATGACTGTAGCAAAAGGACTTACAGGGGGCTATTTGCCAGTCGCCGCTACGTTCGCGACCGAAGAAATTTATAATGCGTTTTACGGAGAATATGAGGAAATGAAGACTTTCTTCCACGGACACTCCTACACGGGAAATCAGCTTGGGTGTGCAGTAGCATTAGCGAACTTGGAGATTTTTGAGAAAGAGCAACTGGTAAAGCAAGCAGAGGAAAAAGCTGTGTTTCTTAAAGAATTACTAGTGGATGTTCAGCAACTTCCGCATGTGGGAGACGTTAGACAATGTGGCTTGATGTGCGGAATTGAAATCGTCAAAGACAAGCGCACTAAAGAGTCGTTCCCGGTAGAAAGACGTGTCGCTTACCGCGCTACGCTTAAAATGAGAGAGCTTGGTTTGCTGACTAGGCCGCTCGGTGATGTCATTGTCCTGATGCCACCACTGGCTACTTCACATGAACAGTTAGCGGAAATGGTGAATCTTATGAAGTCCGGAATACAAGCAGCGACGGAAGAATTAGTAGATGTGGGTAGTGTCCAGCAATAA
- a CDS encoding D-alanyl-D-alanine carboxypeptidase family protein gives MKKLLLVLLICLGIYAVVTQWNDVQVIEENWSVSSKAMILLNAHTGEVLYEKNSKKPLPIASMTKLMTQYIVLNTIKNGTISWETTYQPSSTVLDMAQFASASKLSMKANESYTVRELFTAMTVISANDAALALAEIVGGTEEEFVAIMNEQARAFKLKKTVFYNPHGLDGNYLGRGEGKDNLASAKDMAIIADQLIKTHPQVLEFTSMTHFMSKQGVKMWNTNLLLPGMRMQMDGVDGLKTGYTDAAGSCFTGSAVFNGERVISVLIGVEEVDGDTIEPRFNVTREMMERYAK, from the coding sequence ATGAAGAAATTACTACTGGTGTTACTCATCTGTTTGGGAATCTATGCAGTCGTTACCCAATGGAATGATGTGCAAGTGATAGAAGAGAATTGGAGTGTCTCGTCGAAAGCCATGATTCTATTGAATGCACATACAGGTGAAGTGCTGTATGAGAAAAACAGCAAAAAACCATTACCGATTGCTAGCATGACAAAATTAATGACGCAATATATCGTGTTGAACACGATTAAAAATGGCACGATTTCCTGGGAAACTACCTATCAGCCAAGTTCCACTGTCCTCGATATGGCACAATTTGCGAGTGCTTCAAAACTCAGCATGAAAGCGAATGAAAGCTATACAGTACGCGAATTATTCACTGCGATGACGGTTATTTCAGCAAATGATGCGGCCCTTGCATTGGCTGAAATAGTAGGAGGGACGGAAGAGGAGTTCGTTGCGATCATGAATGAACAAGCACGTGCGTTTAAGTTAAAGAAAACCGTTTTCTATAATCCACATGGCTTGGATGGCAATTATTTAGGACGAGGTGAGGGGAAAGACAACTTGGCATCCGCCAAAGATATGGCTATCATTGCGGATCAACTTATTAAAACACATCCCCAAGTATTGGAGTTTACCAGCATGACACACTTCATGTCTAAACAAGGAGTCAAGATGTGGAATACGAATTTATTGTTACCGGGTATGCGTATGCAAATGGATGGCGTGGATGGGTTAAAGACAGGATATACTGACGCTGCCGGTTCTTGTTTTACGGGGAGTGCAGTCTTCAATGGAGAACGTGTGATTTCCGTACTGATTGGGGTAGAGGAAGTAGACGGCGATACAATAGAACCGCGTTTTAATGTAACACGGGAAATGATGGAGCGCTATGCCAAGTGA
- the ggt gene encoding gamma-glutamyltransferase codes for MKKRLNWILVLPLSFLLLFSTLPGTILASDWDTDYSNYRQVATGLDGMVTTAHPLASKVGADVLANGGNAIDAAVAIQFALNVTEPMMSGIGGGGFLMYYDANTDKTQIINSRERAPAGATPDMFLDEKGEPLPFSKRVEGGNSVGVPGTLKGLEEALSRFGTLPMSELIEPAIDLARNGFPIDSVLAEAIEENKLKLAFKESGKIFVPDGKPMREGDILIQQDLAKTFELIKNEGTDVFYEGEIAQAIASAVQQYGGTMTSEDLRTYAIMMDDPIWGDYKGYQIASMPPPSSGGVFLLQMLGILDYYNLSQYNVKSWQKYHLLAETMHLAYADRAMYAGDPDFVDVPLKGLLNPQYIQERSNLISLERMNKNPKAGDPWKYENKPNATVATVQPEPDKLGETTHYSVTDQWGNVVSNTTTIEQLFGSGIMVPGYGIVLNNELTDFDAVPGGANQVEPNKRPLSSMTPTIVFEDGQPVLSVGSPGGPTIITSVLQTIIHSIDYGMELKAAVEEPRIYTNSTSSYRYESDIPLESMNYLRVLGHQFGDKPTTIGNVQSILIDQKEGVYKGVADSSRNGAAIGVSQ; via the coding sequence TTGAAGAAACGATTGAATTGGATTTTAGTACTTCCATTGAGTTTTTTGCTTTTATTCAGTACATTACCAGGAACCATACTTGCTAGCGACTGGGATACGGATTATTCAAATTATCGTCAAGTAGCCACTGGACTTGATGGGATGGTAACAACAGCACATCCATTAGCATCAAAAGTCGGTGCTGACGTATTGGCGAATGGTGGGAATGCGATTGATGCAGCAGTAGCTATTCAATTTGCACTAAATGTTACAGAGCCCATGATGTCTGGCATTGGCGGCGGAGGTTTCCTCATGTATTATGATGCCAATACTGACAAAACACAGATCATTAACAGTCGTGAACGTGCACCAGCAGGAGCTACTCCCGATATGTTTTTGGATGAAAAAGGTGAACCCCTCCCCTTCTCGAAGCGAGTAGAAGGTGGGAATTCAGTGGGTGTACCGGGAACGTTAAAAGGATTAGAGGAAGCCCTTTCACGCTTTGGGACGCTGCCAATGTCCGAATTAATTGAACCGGCAATTGACTTAGCACGAAACGGTTTTCCAATCGATTCCGTGCTTGCGGAAGCCATTGAAGAGAATAAGCTGAAACTCGCTTTTAAAGAGTCAGGGAAGATTTTTGTACCTGATGGCAAGCCTATGCGTGAAGGCGATATATTAATACAGCAAGATCTAGCGAAGACGTTTGAATTAATTAAAAACGAAGGAACGGACGTATTCTATGAAGGAGAAATCGCACAAGCTATCGCAAGCGCAGTACAACAATATGGCGGCACTATGACATCTGAAGATTTACGTACATACGCAATTATGATGGATGATCCAATTTGGGGCGATTACAAAGGCTATCAGATTGCTAGTATGCCACCTCCTAGCTCCGGTGGTGTATTCCTTCTTCAAATGCTTGGTATTCTTGATTACTACAATCTATCTCAATATAACGTAAAGTCTTGGCAGAAATATCACTTGCTTGCGGAAACGATGCACCTCGCATACGCTGACCGTGCTATGTACGCTGGAGATCCTGACTTTGTGGACGTTCCGCTAAAAGGACTTTTGAATCCACAGTATATCCAAGAACGGTCGAACTTGATCAGTTTGGAACGCATGAACAAAAATCCGAAAGCCGGAGATCCTTGGAAATACGAAAATAAACCGAATGCAACTGTAGCTACTGTTCAACCTGAACCCGATAAACTCGGCGAGACGACGCACTATTCCGTAACCGATCAATGGGGCAATGTCGTGTCGAATACGACAACAATTGAACAACTATTCGGTAGCGGAATCATGGTACCAGGTTATGGAATTGTGTTAAATAATGAACTAACAGACTTCGACGCAGTACCAGGCGGAGCGAATCAAGTGGAACCAAATAAACGTCCTCTCAGTAGCATGACGCCAACTATTGTATTTGAAGATGGCCAGCCTGTTCTATCCGTTGGGTCACCTGGTGGACCGACCATCATCACATCCGTCCTGCAAACGATTATTCACTCCATTGATTATGGCATGGAATTAAAAGCCGCTGTAGAAGAACCAAGAATCTATACGAACAGCACATCATCCTACCGTTATGAAAGCGATATTCCACTAGAATCAATGAATTACTTGCGTGTACTCGGTCATCAATTTGGCGACAAGCCGACAACGATTGGGAACGTACAAAGTATTCTTATCGATCAAAAGGAAGGCGTATATAAAGGTGTTGCTGATTCCAGCCGTAATGGCGCCGCAATTGGTGTGAGTCAATGA
- a CDS encoding YhgE/Pip domain-containing protein, with the protein MVKTSWNIFKLDLKHISKNWVVALLIGGLTFLPSLYAWLNIYATWDPYAHTDQLPVAIVNEDEGAMVRDKQIDVGKELIKTLQDNKEMDWTFTTSQEAMDGVEYGDYFAAIFIPKDFSSKLATVTSGEPEKAEINYFVNEKLNSIAPKITEKGASVIVDKVSNRFISTVNGVVLDMFNELGIEIENDLPDIKKFEQYIFDVQKQLPTIQRTLEGIVTDANSAKQIINKAQQLLPEAKRTTNAGLQTINDTIDQLTTAQNRLEAAAPRIKADLEKIAAITNETNEFLKKIQQISPDFTEWDRVKQEVDDRVTSSMEKLGGLEQDLLNIKKITEGLNGEQTDATLFQPIDAALIKVTNLHQLLSEIQQNAHTMNALVQGEEERLHNSINDLQKIAENTSIQANSFLKEYTDTIKPFVRKEITQALKTLTSAKALLIEVQHTFPEVQQTLLSADKHLSQGKQQVENALNQYPYVYDKVNQLANRIKDIQGSTDINEIIDLLQNNPQAERSFFEEPILLNETKLFPIKNYGTGMTPFYTVLSIWVGCLLLISLLATDISREGVFTSRQIYVGRLFTFGLIGCIQTLIVTTGDIVLLGVTVKEPIAFFLFGILISVVFMSIVYTLVSVFGDVGKAMAIVLLVLQIAGSGGTYPIMLLPSFFQWINPFLPFTYAIDLMREAVGGIVWARAIKGVLFLAIVGIVFITFGFVFKERMNKATNHLLAKSRETDLFH; encoded by the coding sequence ATGGTGAAAACAAGTTGGAATATATTTAAATTGGATTTGAAGCATATTAGTAAAAACTGGGTAGTTGCCCTATTGATTGGCGGTCTGACCTTTTTACCTTCTTTGTATGCATGGCTGAATATTTACGCGACATGGGATCCTTATGCCCATACCGACCAATTACCCGTTGCGATTGTCAATGAAGATGAAGGTGCGATGGTACGTGACAAACAGATTGATGTTGGGAAAGAACTAATAAAAACGTTACAAGATAATAAAGAGATGGATTGGACTTTTACCACAAGCCAGGAAGCGATGGATGGAGTAGAATATGGTGATTATTTTGCGGCAATTTTCATTCCAAAAGACTTCTCCAGCAAACTTGCAACGGTCACTTCAGGAGAGCCTGAAAAAGCAGAAATCAATTATTTCGTCAATGAAAAGCTGAATTCAATTGCACCAAAAATCACGGAAAAAGGTGCTTCTGTCATTGTCGACAAAGTAAGCAATCGTTTTATTTCTACTGTCAATGGCGTAGTACTCGATATGTTTAATGAACTTGGAATAGAAATTGAGAATGACTTGCCTGATATTAAGAAATTCGAACAATATATATTCGACGTTCAGAAGCAATTACCGACGATTCAGCGGACTTTGGAAGGAATCGTAACCGATGCGAACTCCGCCAAACAGATTATCAACAAAGCGCAACAGCTATTGCCTGAAGCGAAACGGACTACTAACGCAGGCTTACAAACGATCAATGATACGATTGATCAGCTAACAACTGCGCAAAATCGATTAGAAGCCGCTGCACCACGTATAAAAGCGGATTTGGAAAAAATAGCGGCTATTACGAATGAAACGAATGAGTTCCTTAAAAAGATTCAGCAAATATCACCTGACTTCACTGAATGGGATCGTGTAAAACAAGAGGTTGACGACCGAGTAACCAGCAGTATGGAAAAACTGGGCGGACTTGAGCAAGACCTTCTGAATATAAAAAAGATAACCGAGGGGTTGAACGGTGAACAAACAGACGCCACTCTGTTCCAGCCGATCGATGCCGCGTTAATAAAAGTCACCAATCTTCACCAACTACTGTCTGAAATTCAACAAAATGCTCATACGATGAACGCACTTGTGCAAGGTGAAGAAGAACGATTGCACAATAGTATTAATGATTTGCAAAAGATTGCTGAGAACACTTCTATCCAAGCCAATTCATTCTTAAAAGAATATACCGACACGATAAAACCTTTTGTCCGCAAAGAAATAACGCAAGCATTGAAGACTCTTACTAGTGCCAAAGCGTTGTTAATAGAAGTACAACATACTTTCCCTGAAGTGCAACAAACATTACTTAGTGCAGACAAACACTTATCACAAGGTAAACAGCAAGTCGAGAACGCTTTAAACCAATACCCATACGTTTACGATAAAGTGAACCAGCTGGCGAATCGTATCAAGGATATTCAAGGCTCAACAGATATTAATGAAATCATTGATTTGCTACAAAATAACCCGCAAGCAGAGCGCAGCTTCTTTGAGGAACCGATACTATTGAATGAAACGAAGCTTTTCCCGATCAAAAACTATGGTACCGGGATGACCCCTTTTTATACCGTACTTTCGATTTGGGTCGGTTGTTTATTACTCATTTCCTTACTAGCGACAGACATTAGCCGAGAAGGTGTATTCACATCTAGACAAATTTATGTAGGTCGGCTATTTACATTCGGTTTGATTGGATGTATTCAAACGCTGATCGTGACGACCGGCGATATCGTGCTGCTTGGTGTCACTGTCAAAGAGCCGATAGCATTTTTCTTATTTGGGATATTGATCAGCGTAGTGTTCATGTCGATTGTCTATACGCTTGTTTCAGTGTTCGGCGACGTTGGTAAAGCGATGGCTATTGTCTTGCTTGTGCTGCAAATTGCAGGATCTGGTGGTACGTATCCGATCATGTTACTACCTTCATTTTTCCAGTGGATCAATCCTTTCTTACCTTTCACGTATGCAATTGACTTGATGAGAGAGGCAGTAGGCGGAATTGTCTGGGCGCGAGCCATTAAGGGTGTGCTGTTTTTAGCAATCGTTGGAATAGTCTTCATTACTTTCGGTTTCGTATTCAAGGAAAGAATGAATAAAGCAACTAATCATCTTTTAGCGAAATCACGTGAGACCGATCTATTTCATTAA
- a CDS encoding metal-dependent hydrolase, whose amino-acid sequence MKEIKVTRLGHAMYLLSSRMNKNYLIDPFFDLNPGCPKEFITEEFFHTIDAVFLTHGHFDHTSGLQKMMDVNPQLLVVAPYELAMILLQKGFQNIFPLNVGGSIPLEDVNVTMVPAKHSSSFGETEGTPIYAGEASGYVFEFTDGHTLYHSGDTALSYDLKLIDELYKPHVAILSSSGQFTMGPREAAYAIRNFLNVDVVIPSHTFPTADTAVSKESYEQLLQAFPVVQNMVDRDQEFEKLLRDYDRTEVVVLGYGEKYDFQLK is encoded by the coding sequence GTGAAGGAAATCAAAGTTACTAGACTTGGTCATGCGATGTACTTACTATCCAGCCGGATGAATAAGAACTATCTGATTGATCCTTTCTTTGATTTAAATCCTGGTTGCCCAAAAGAATTCATTACCGAAGAGTTTTTTCACACTATTGATGCGGTTTTCTTAACTCACGGACATTTTGATCATACAAGTGGACTTCAGAAAATGATGGATGTAAATCCACAACTTTTAGTCGTTGCTCCCTATGAATTGGCAATGATTCTGTTGCAAAAAGGATTTCAAAATATTTTCCCGCTTAATGTAGGTGGCTCAATTCCACTAGAAGATGTGAATGTCACGATGGTACCCGCAAAACATAGTTCTTCATTCGGCGAAACCGAAGGCACTCCTATTTATGCAGGCGAAGCTTCCGGTTATGTATTTGAGTTCACAGATGGACACACACTGTATCATTCAGGAGACACCGCACTAAGCTATGATTTGAAACTAATTGATGAGCTATACAAGCCCCACGTCGCTATACTATCCTCTTCCGGTCAATTTACAATGGGACCAAGAGAAGCAGCTTATGCGATTCGTAATTTTCTAAATGTAGATGTGGTCATTCCAAGTCATACCTTCCCTACTGCGGATACTGCGGTATCAAAAGAGAGTTACGAACAATTACTACAAGCTTTCCCCGTGGTCCAAAATATGGTAGATAGAGATCAAGAATTCGAAAAATTACTAAGAGATTATGACCGCACTGAAGTAGTCGTATTAGGTTATGGTGAAAAATATGATTTTCAACTGAAATAA